A single genomic interval of uncultured Sphaerochaeta sp. harbors:
- a CDS encoding LacI family DNA-binding transcriptional regulator, whose protein sequence is MGIREIAEKAGVSKTTVSLALNGHRGVSHETRMRIIALAREMNYRVPGDRPMSSPSNGPVLLARLRKHGLLLNQDQSVFIMDYIDSINKAVSAEGYQFEIFESQCGTLQGCVEEIQKRHPKGVILIGTELFESDLELLQSFSVPYVVIDTFYDHVTCDFVDMANINAVYQVIDHLVLYGHSKIQMVTSSMKSGNIVMRERGFSLAMNHNHLLVDGSSFISVEPGFDGAYQTMKAYLEDEPLLPEALFCYNDVAAFGVIKALKEKKYRIPRDVSVVGFDDLPMAAMMDPHLTTVKIPTRRIGEKAVHVLLEKIKTKWVLEPSSWLVQGNLVARDSVMRRT, encoded by the coding sequence ATGGGAATTAGAGAAATTGCTGAGAAGGCTGGAGTATCTAAAACAACCGTTTCGCTTGCGCTAAATGGGCATCGTGGTGTGAGTCATGAAACAAGAATGCGAATAATAGCCTTGGCACGGGAAATGAATTATCGAGTGCCAGGGGACCGACCCATGAGTAGTCCCAGCAATGGTCCTGTATTGCTCGCTCGATTAAGAAAACATGGTTTATTGCTGAATCAAGACCAGAGCGTTTTTATCATGGATTATATCGACAGCATAAACAAAGCTGTCAGTGCTGAAGGGTATCAGTTCGAGATATTCGAGAGCCAATGTGGTACGCTTCAAGGCTGTGTTGAAGAAATTCAAAAAAGGCATCCTAAAGGAGTGATACTGATAGGAACGGAGCTGTTTGAATCTGATTTGGAGCTATTGCAATCATTTAGTGTTCCCTATGTAGTAATCGATACCTTTTATGACCATGTCACCTGTGATTTTGTCGATATGGCAAATATCAATGCAGTGTACCAAGTAATTGACCATTTGGTTCTCTATGGGCACTCGAAAATACAAATGGTAACAAGTTCAATGAAATCCGGAAATATTGTAATGCGAGAACGGGGGTTCTCCTTGGCAATGAACCATAACCACCTCTTGGTGGATGGATCCTCTTTCATTTCAGTGGAACCAGGCTTCGATGGTGCGTACCAAACTATGAAAGCCTATCTTGAAGATGAGCCTTTACTGCCTGAGGCCTTGTTTTGTTACAATGATGTAGCAGCCTTTGGTGTCATTAAGGCCTTGAAAGAAAAGAAGTACCGTATCCCTCGAGATGTTTCGGTTGTGGGGTTCGATGATCTTCCGATGGCTGCAATGATGGATCCCCATCTCACAACCGTGAAAATTCCGACGCGACGTATTGGAGAAAAAGCAGTACACGTGCTACTCGAAAAGATAAAGACCAAGTGGGTGCTGGAGCCTTCCAGCTGGCTTGTCCAAGGAAACTTGGTTGCTAGGGATAGTGTTATGAGAAGAACATGA
- a CDS encoding sugar phosphate isomerase/epimerase family protein — MSKYSIILGNLGNTCDRFLSSGYKDEVPKAELIKQASEIEGVEGVELVGTWDVAPENVEEVGELLEKYGLQCVSIIPDHFSQKRWGKGCLAAKDSEIRKQALDYTFACVEMARKLNCKTLNIWPGQDGYDYTLQSNLVQERAWLKDAIQSVAAAAPDIRFALEYKPKEPRNFSFMARASDTLLLAKETKLDNVGVCIDTGHAFVAGENVAESIVILQEYGRKLFHMHFNDNYGTWDDDMIVGSVHFPRYIEMLFWLKETGYDGWLSMDQYPYREDGQGALRESVEFLQMIEEKLNDQVMDEIRGLLEKGNAVESQRWIRKTFFK; from the coding sequence ATGAGTAAGTATTCAATCATTCTGGGAAACTTAGGGAACACCTGTGACAGGTTTCTTTCTTCAGGGTACAAGGATGAGGTTCCCAAAGCAGAGCTGATCAAACAAGCATCTGAGATTGAGGGTGTTGAAGGTGTAGAACTGGTAGGAACCTGGGATGTGGCTCCAGAGAATGTAGAAGAAGTTGGTGAATTGCTCGAGAAGTATGGCTTGCAGTGCGTCTCTATCATTCCTGACCATTTCAGCCAGAAACGATGGGGTAAAGGGTGTCTTGCAGCGAAGGATAGCGAGATACGTAAGCAAGCATTGGACTATACGTTCGCTTGTGTGGAAATGGCCCGAAAACTCAACTGTAAAACATTGAATATCTGGCCGGGGCAAGATGGGTACGACTATACGTTACAGTCCAATCTTGTACAGGAGCGTGCTTGGCTTAAGGATGCCATCCAAAGTGTTGCTGCCGCTGCACCGGATATCAGATTTGCACTTGAATATAAGCCAAAAGAACCACGGAATTTCAGTTTCATGGCTCGTGCTTCAGATACCCTGTTGCTCGCAAAGGAGACGAAGCTGGATAACGTGGGAGTCTGTATAGATACTGGTCATGCGTTTGTTGCAGGAGAGAATGTAGCTGAATCCATTGTTATTCTCCAAGAGTACGGAAGGAAGCTTTTTCACATGCATTTCAATGACAACTATGGAACATGGGATGATGATATGATTGTCGGGTCCGTGCATTTCCCAAGATATATTGAAATGCTTTTCTGGCTAAAAGAGACTGGTTATGATGGGTGGCTTTCGATGGACCAGTATCCGTATCGTGAAGATGGCCAGGGTGCACTACGCGAAAGTGTAGAGTTCCTCCAGATGATCGAGGAAAAACTGAATGACCAAGTGATGGATGAAATCAGGGGTCTGCTTGAGAAAGGGAATGCAGTTGAATCACAGCGGTGGATTCGCAAAACATTCTTTAAATAA
- a CDS encoding ABC transporter permease has protein sequence MKYLRGMVVVLIFWYIAAFFVASPVIPFPHTVFMYAIGQFIPQEMHLHLLYSLFRILSGLFIALFFAIPTGMIAGRVPALDRLISPVLYLLYPLPKIAFLPVFMVLLGIGDLSKIILISVIIYFPASVTIRDGVKEIPFEFLQLAEAYHLSRRQVLKDIIWPAILPRIFSSLRITLGISLSVLFISETYAASHGLGYSIMNYWVMAQYTGMYTAIMLLSLLGLLLYIIVDWTESLCVHPRTNT, from the coding sequence ATGAAGTACCTTAGAGGAATGGTGGTAGTACTCATATTCTGGTACATTGCAGCATTCTTTGTTGCCTCGCCCGTTATCCCATTTCCCCATACTGTCTTCATGTACGCCATAGGACAATTCATTCCTCAAGAGATGCATCTGCATCTTCTCTATTCTCTCTTCAGAATTCTTTCGGGTCTGTTCATTGCACTCTTCTTTGCCATCCCCACAGGGATGATTGCAGGAAGAGTACCCGCATTGGACCGCCTAATCTCCCCAGTTCTCTATTTGCTCTATCCACTACCGAAGATTGCTTTTCTTCCTGTGTTCATGGTATTGCTGGGTATTGGAGACCTCTCCAAGATCATCTTGATTTCCGTCATCATCTATTTCCCTGCCTCAGTGACCATTCGGGATGGGGTTAAGGAAATCCCGTTTGAATTTCTCCAATTGGCAGAGGCATATCACCTAAGCAGAAGGCAGGTCCTGAAAGACATCATCTGGCCCGCAATCCTGCCTCGGATATTCTCTTCGCTGCGCATCACACTGGGCATTTCTCTCTCTGTGTTGTTTATCAGCGAGACCTATGCTGCATCCCATGGACTGGGTTACTCGATCATGAACTACTGGGTCATGGCCCAGTACACAGGTATGTATACTGCCATTATGCTGCTCAGTCTTCTGGGGTTGCTGCTCTACATCATTGTTGATTGGACAGAGAGCCTTTGTGTTCACCCAAGAACAAATACATGA
- a CDS encoding ATP-binding cassette domain-containing protein, with product MILSLTDAKLDYPKTTAFQHFSLNVKAGEMVSIIGPSGCGKTSLLYTIAGLLPLSGGTIQRAVGNEGVALMFQQDRLLPWKRVFNNVLLGLPGEKTDEAEELLQSMGLEAVMQHYPHELSGGMRQRVALARALIRKPNILLLDEPLASLDEQQREMLQNDIKAYVRQHCITLILVTHSLQEAVFMGSRIVMMTNKGVSYELHNQLHEEANLRTRDEFFTMQKTLRHHMEAMQ from the coding sequence ATGATACTCTCCCTCACCGATGCCAAGCTTGACTATCCCAAGACTACTGCCTTTCAGCATTTTTCCTTGAATGTGAAGGCTGGTGAGATGGTCAGCATCATCGGCCCGAGCGGGTGTGGAAAAACCAGCCTTCTCTACACTATTGCCGGATTGTTGCCACTCTCTGGAGGAACCATACAGAGAGCTGTCGGCAATGAGGGTGTGGCTCTTATGTTCCAACAGGACCGACTTCTTCCATGGAAACGCGTCTTCAACAATGTGTTGCTCGGCCTTCCTGGGGAGAAGACTGACGAGGCTGAAGAACTGCTACAGTCCATGGGGCTGGAAGCTGTGATGCAACACTATCCCCACGAACTCAGCGGAGGGATGAGGCAGCGTGTGGCGTTGGCAAGAGCATTAATTAGGAAACCTAACATACTATTGCTTGATGAACCACTTGCAAGCCTTGATGAACAGCAGCGAGAGATGCTCCAGAATGATATCAAGGCGTATGTAAGGCAACACTGCATAACACTGATCCTTGTAACACATAGCCTTCAGGAGGCTGTATTCATGGGAAGCAGGATTGTTATGATGACTAACAAAGGGGTTTCTTACGAGTTGCATAACCAGCTCCATGAAGAAGCCAACCTTCGTACTCGTGATGAATTCTTCACTATGCAGAAGACTCTGCGTCATCATATGGAGGCTATGCAATGA
- a CDS encoding ABC transporter substrate-binding protein: MKLPRMQTIFILILSLVLITTGCTKEEQKAVQADTEEITKPVSSLKVGMMSAVDAAPFYHASEAGYYEDEGIAVELVLFTNGQHRQTALQTQQVDGAMSDLVALITQSTSDFRLIGTLSTDGAFPLLATGPLTEGTTITAGTMEISVTNYLLDAYLSDRYDVEKVFINEIPARLEAVVSSQLDTGIFPEPFASIGALRNLEKLTFEGIPKESLNIIAFTEKAIQEKENQIAGFHRAYERAVTDIQRDPELARTALMNAIPALPEAIRETMGLPVYHEPSLPSESFTNEIISWTEGVTGTKYSAGAKELFDTRFVNAL; this comes from the coding sequence ATGAAACTACCTAGAATGCAAACTATATTTATCCTCATCCTTTCCCTGGTGCTTATCACCACCGGATGTACAAAGGAAGAGCAGAAGGCTGTGCAAGCAGATACAGAAGAGATAACCAAACCAGTTTCCTCCCTGAAAGTTGGAATGATGAGTGCCGTTGATGCAGCCCCCTTCTACCATGCATCGGAAGCAGGTTACTACGAAGATGAAGGGATTGCTGTTGAATTGGTACTCTTCACCAACGGCCAGCATCGCCAGACAGCACTGCAGACGCAGCAGGTTGATGGAGCCATGAGTGACTTGGTAGCCCTTATCACCCAGAGCACCAGTGATTTTCGCCTGATTGGCACACTCTCGACGGACGGAGCTTTTCCCTTGCTTGCTACCGGCCCTCTCACAGAGGGAACAACGATAACGGCTGGAACGATGGAGATCAGCGTGACCAACTATCTCCTTGATGCATACTTGTCGGATCGCTATGACGTTGAGAAGGTGTTCATCAATGAAATTCCTGCACGCTTAGAAGCTGTCGTCTCCTCTCAATTGGATACGGGCATCTTTCCTGAGCCGTTTGCCAGTATTGGGGCGCTCAGGAATTTGGAGAAACTCACATTTGAAGGTATACCGAAAGAGAGCCTGAACATCATTGCTTTCACCGAAAAGGCAATACAGGAGAAAGAGAATCAGATCGCTGGTTTTCATCGGGCATATGAGAGAGCAGTCACGGATATCCAACGTGACCCTGAGCTTGCTCGCACTGCTCTCATGAATGCAATTCCGGCACTGCCGGAAGCAATACGTGAGACCATGGGACTCCCTGTGTACCATGAGCCTTCCCTTCCAAGCGAATCCTTCACGAATGAGATCATCTCCTGGACTGAGGGCGTAACCGGAACCAAGTATTCAGCAGGTGCCAAGGAACTCTTTGATACGAGGTTTGTAAACGCCTTATGA
- the fabV gene encoding enoyl-ACP reductase FabV, translating to MVITKKVMRNVSLTAHPAGCKRYVQQQIDWVKHQAKSGEDTRYPKPVESALPKRVLVIGGSTGYGLSSRIVAAYTGGADTINVSFEREPAEKKTATPGWYNTMAFEQQAQKDGMKASSIFGDAFSTAIKEETAKRIKEELGQVDLVIYSLASPLRNDPVTGETYRSVLKPIGKPFTALSVDLGDDVVKQATIDPATDDQVQDTVKVMGGEDWTLWVDYLLEQGLLAEGAVTVAYSYIGPRITYPVYREGTIGKAKEHLENSASVLTDKLKAIGGKAFVSVNKALVTRASAVIPVVPLYMALLYQVMKEKNIHEHCTQQIYRLFHDQLYTKGEIPTDQKGRLRVDDWEMLEEVQNEVERRWALQKEGQPLQQGDLAGVFEEYEHIHGFGFPEIDYEADIDPRIV from the coding sequence GTGGTTATCACAAAAAAAGTAATGCGTAATGTCTCGCTTACCGCTCACCCAGCAGGGTGCAAGCGGTATGTCCAACAACAAATTGACTGGGTGAAACACCAGGCAAAAAGCGGAGAGGATACCCGTTATCCGAAGCCAGTTGAAAGCGCTCTCCCAAAGCGCGTGCTTGTTATTGGGGGATCTACAGGATATGGCCTTTCCAGCCGAATTGTCGCTGCCTACACGGGAGGAGCTGACACCATCAATGTATCCTTTGAACGTGAGCCAGCCGAGAAAAAGACAGCAACCCCCGGTTGGTACAATACCATGGCATTCGAGCAACAAGCACAGAAGGATGGTATGAAGGCAAGTTCCATTTTTGGAGATGCTTTCAGTACTGCAATCAAGGAGGAGACTGCAAAACGAATCAAGGAAGAACTTGGCCAGGTGGATCTGGTTATCTACAGTCTGGCAAGTCCACTGAGGAATGACCCCGTCACTGGAGAGACATACCGCTCGGTGCTCAAGCCCATAGGCAAGCCATTCACTGCCCTGTCGGTAGACTTGGGTGATGATGTGGTAAAACAAGCGACCATTGACCCTGCTACAGATGACCAAGTACAGGATACAGTCAAGGTCATGGGTGGGGAGGACTGGACACTCTGGGTAGACTACCTGCTTGAGCAGGGACTGCTCGCAGAGGGTGCCGTGACTGTTGCATACTCCTACATTGGTCCCAGGATAACCTACCCCGTCTATCGGGAAGGTACCATAGGAAAAGCAAAGGAACACCTGGAGAACAGTGCAAGTGTACTGACTGATAAACTCAAAGCCATAGGAGGCAAAGCCTTTGTTTCCGTAAACAAAGCCCTTGTTACCCGTGCAAGCGCAGTTATCCCAGTGGTACCACTCTACATGGCTCTGCTCTATCAAGTGATGAAAGAGAAGAACATCCACGAGCACTGCACACAGCAGATCTATCGATTGTTCCATGACCAGCTCTACACCAAAGGAGAGATTCCTACCGATCAGAAAGGACGACTCAGGGTTGATGACTGGGAGATGCTTGAAGAGGTCCAAAATGAGGTGGAACGCCGGTGGGCTCTCCAAAAGGAAGGGCAACCGCTCCAGCAAGGGGATTTAGCTGGAGTGTTTGAGGAGTACGAACACATTCACGGGTTCGGATTCCCTGAAATTGACTATGAAGCAGATATTGATCCAAGAATAGTCTAA
- the fabZ gene encoding 3-hydroxyacyl-ACP dehydratase FabZ, with translation MQEQFETPEELLPHRDPFLFLDELLEADEKHTVAKRVFTDDHFFFKGHFPGYPVVPGVILVETMAQCGGAGLCQTGLLPHGAFFVLASIEKAKFRNQVRPGDCAIIEVHNVRVSKVMLRQKGTITVNGNVAAEASWMCIVNSQQERI, from the coding sequence ATGCAAGAACAGTTTGAAACACCAGAGGAATTGCTTCCTCACCGAGACCCCTTTTTGTTCCTTGATGAGTTGCTGGAAGCTGATGAAAAACACACAGTTGCAAAACGGGTATTCACTGATGATCACTTTTTCTTCAAGGGGCATTTCCCTGGATACCCTGTAGTACCAGGAGTCATCCTCGTAGAGACCATGGCTCAATGCGGTGGAGCTGGCCTCTGCCAGACTGGATTGCTTCCCCATGGAGCATTCTTTGTGCTTGCTTCCATTGAAAAAGCCAAATTCCGTAATCAAGTACGACCGGGTGATTGTGCTATCATTGAGGTGCACAATGTCAGAGTAAGCAAGGTGATGCTTCGCCAGAAGGGAACCATAACTGTCAACGGAAATGTTGCTGCTGAGGCTTCCTGGATGTGCATCGTCAACAGCCAGCAAGAAAGGATTTAA